A region from the Salicibibacter cibarius genome encodes:
- a CDS encoding universal stress protein, whose amino-acid sequence MYKQILAVVDGSEQSNRALKQASQTAVQHSAGLVIAHVIDTRSFPRTSPYGDTLWDEIKKNANELVENSKMQAEALGVKDIRTVVQSGNPRIEIPERFVVDYDADLLVVGGSGLNTVERMLVGSVTEACVRRASSDVLTVKTETDAAVYRNILVAVDGSEQSEHALVKAIDVAKTHEATLKIAHVVEVQGGPYTYDVLVMERLNESDKDIEQKEMLEKYKQKAEDQGVKDVETILHYGNPRLEVPQTLTVQNDIDLLVTAATGRGALKRLFTGSVAHASIHHTPSDVLTVRN is encoded by the coding sequence ATGTACAAACAAATTCTTGCCGTCGTTGATGGGTCCGAACAATCGAATCGAGCATTAAAACAAGCAAGTCAAACCGCTGTACAACATAGTGCCGGCCTCGTCATCGCTCACGTGATTGACACGCGCAGTTTTCCAAGAACAAGTCCATATGGGGATACCCTGTGGGATGAAATCAAAAAGAACGCAAATGAATTGGTTGAAAATAGTAAAATGCAAGCCGAAGCGCTTGGGGTAAAAGACATTCGGACCGTTGTACAATCAGGGAATCCCCGGATTGAAATCCCGGAAAGATTCGTCGTTGACTATGACGCAGATTTATTAGTCGTTGGAGGAAGCGGGTTGAACACAGTCGAACGGATGTTGGTTGGGAGCGTAACGGAAGCTTGCGTCCGCCGGGCATCCAGCGATGTTCTCACTGTTAAAACTGAAACGGATGCAGCCGTGTATCGAAACATCCTTGTGGCCGTGGACGGTTCCGAGCAATCGGAGCACGCTTTGGTTAAGGCGATCGACGTGGCAAAAACACACGAAGCGACGCTTAAAATCGCGCATGTGGTTGAGGTCCAAGGAGGCCCTTATACTTATGATGTACTTGTGATGGAAAGACTCAATGAATCCGATAAAGATATTGAACAAAAGGAAATGCTGGAAAAATACAAGCAAAAGGCAGAAGACCAAGGAGTCAAGGATGTTGAGACCATTCTCCATTACGGCAATCCACGGTTGGAAGTGCCACAAACGCTAACTGTTCAAAACGATATCGATTTGCTTGTCACTGCGGCGACCGGGCGTGGTGCATTGAAACGGCTATTCACCGGCAGTGTGGCCCATGCTTCCATTCATCACACGCCTTCCGATGTTCTCACGGTGAGAAATTAA
- the ggt gene encoding gamma-glutamyltransferase, giving the protein MAQHTDQLTATGRPVVEGKRGAVTSPHYLATQTGKKILEKGGHAVDAAIAVNSVLCVVLPHMSGLGGDLFSLVWDQSQNKVQALNGSGRSGSEATRSAYIQKGLDKIPERGPLAANTVPGTVDAWWALHQRYGKVDWSVLFEDAIHYAENGFPLTEKTSKFIAEKAELLSVYPETKKIFLANGSPIQAGEIFVQPDLAWSFKQIARDGRKAFYEGAIADKIVVSFEKHGGLLVKKDFEDHQIDWEDPITTNYRGYDVYQVKPNTQGITVLMMLNMLESYDMAAIGDGTTDYYHLLAETTKLKFRYRDEWVTDPSSITVPYDLLLSKSFSKKVRTHLSWEEVYSLDDLEELPDTQGSRDTVYLSVTDKDGNGVSLIQSIYHEFGSGFIPEGTGILLQNRGSYFSLEEDHINTLEPNKRTFHTIIPAMALKDGKLFMLYGSMGGEGQPQTQCALFTRVVDFGYNMQQAIEAPRWLYGKTWGEDSSTLKLEERISAKTMEALGDRGHMVEKVEPYSQLMGHAQGILVDHDRGVYSAGADPRGDGIALSW; this is encoded by the coding sequence TTGGCACAGCACACGGATCAATTGACGGCTACGGGAAGACCGGTGGTTGAAGGAAAAAGGGGCGCAGTGACTTCTCCGCATTATTTAGCGACACAGACGGGGAAAAAGATTCTTGAAAAAGGCGGGCATGCAGTAGACGCGGCGATTGCCGTTAATTCCGTCCTTTGTGTTGTTCTCCCGCATATGTCAGGATTAGGCGGCGATTTGTTTTCGCTCGTTTGGGATCAGTCACAAAATAAAGTTCAAGCCTTAAACGGTAGCGGTCGATCGGGAAGTGAAGCGACAAGGTCTGCCTACATACAAAAGGGGCTTGATAAAATCCCGGAACGCGGTCCCTTGGCAGCAAACACCGTTCCCGGTACCGTCGATGCATGGTGGGCCCTTCATCAACGATACGGAAAAGTGGATTGGTCTGTATTATTTGAAGACGCAATTCATTATGCAGAAAATGGATTTCCCCTTACGGAGAAGACGAGCAAATTTATTGCTGAAAAAGCGGAACTCTTGAGCGTCTATCCGGAAACGAAGAAAATTTTCTTGGCTAATGGTTCCCCTATACAAGCAGGAGAGATTTTTGTCCAGCCTGACTTGGCGTGGTCTTTCAAGCAAATCGCCAGAGACGGCCGAAAAGCTTTTTATGAAGGAGCGATTGCTGATAAAATTGTCGTTTCTTTTGAAAAACATGGCGGTTTGTTAGTCAAAAAGGATTTTGAGGATCATCAAATTGATTGGGAAGATCCGATTACTACGAATTATAGGGGATACGACGTTTATCAGGTAAAACCAAATACGCAAGGCATTACCGTGCTTATGATGTTAAATATGCTTGAGAGTTATGATATGGCTGCGATTGGTGATGGAACAACAGATTATTATCATCTCTTGGCGGAAACGACTAAATTAAAGTTTCGCTATCGGGATGAATGGGTGACAGATCCGAGCTCAATCACCGTTCCTTATGATTTACTGCTCTCAAAAAGCTTTTCCAAAAAAGTACGCACTCATTTGTCATGGGAAGAAGTTTATAGCCTCGATGATTTGGAAGAACTTCCGGACACACAAGGGAGCCGGGATACCGTATATCTTAGTGTTACTGATAAAGATGGCAATGGTGTCTCTCTTATTCAAAGCATTTATCATGAGTTTGGATCAGGGTTTATACCGGAAGGGACCGGCATTTTATTACAAAATCGCGGATCGTACTTCAGTCTTGAAGAAGATCATATAAACACTTTAGAACCGAACAAGCGGACATTTCACACGATCATTCCTGCAATGGCATTGAAAGATGGCAAGCTTTTTATGTTGTACGGATCGATGGGCGGCGAAGGACAACCGCAAACCCAGTGTGCCCTATTTACTCGCGTCGTTGATTTCGGTTATAACATGCAACAGGCCATTGAAGCCCCTCGTTGGTTGTACGGGAAGACATGGGGGGAGGACAGCTCGACGCTTAAACTGGAAGAAAGAATTTCTGCCAAAACAATGGAAGCGTTGGGAGATAGAGGGCATATGGTAGAAAAAGTAGAACCCTACTCCCAACTGATGGGACACGCGCAAGGAATCCTCGTTGATCACGACCGCGGGGTGTACTCCGCCGGTGCAGATCCACGTGGGGATGGCATTGCCCTGAGTTGGTAA
- a CDS encoding L-lactate permease, translating into MESHLPVDLLHWSLAIAPMVLLLLMLVIFRWSGGTSGWIAMGVAASLSIFIFQAPLDNVAVGFGKGLWEAFYILLVVWTALLLYHTTERSGSFKVIRHEIQNYSENYLFLVLGFGWVFSSFLQGVAGFGAPIAIVAPLLVGIGVKPIPAIVIPLIGHAWGKMFGTLALGWIATTNVVHIENQVLTLFYTGVLLWIPIVIGGFMICWIFAKWKGIKEGWIAVVVISLIQGGGQLALVTFNPELSAFIPATLALGALFLLGRMKRYSQKTGLEKETTILKEMDDDAESKPDISLHKAFMPYYVLSVISIIGIGITPIQDFLNQFSFGFAFPAVETGYGFEVGAEEAYNPMAPLSHPAFFLLLSSVFAYIWYNYLGLMKKGAIKHIATGVKNEALGATFALTGFLTMAMIMENSGQTNVIAFGIAEFSTPAVYVGMANVIGIVGAFMTSSNTSSNVLFSPLHGAVVDSMERLTLPLVIAAQSTGAAIGNVIAPANVILGTSTAGAQGREAEVYKSAFTFLLIVGVIVSAVSVLFYFMFE; encoded by the coding sequence TTGGAAAGTCATTTACCGGTAGATCTCTTGCATTGGTCGCTTGCCATTGCCCCGATGGTGCTGCTCCTTTTGATGCTTGTCATTTTTAGGTGGTCCGGCGGCACCTCGGGCTGGATCGCGATGGGGGTTGCGGCATCTCTATCTATTTTTATATTTCAAGCACCGCTTGATAATGTGGCTGTTGGGTTTGGAAAAGGCTTGTGGGAAGCTTTTTATATTTTGCTCGTCGTTTGGACGGCGTTATTGCTCTACCATACGACAGAGCGATCAGGATCGTTCAAAGTGATCAGGCATGAGATCCAAAACTATAGCGAAAATTATCTGTTTCTAGTGCTTGGCTTCGGCTGGGTTTTTTCCTCTTTTCTTCAAGGTGTAGCAGGATTTGGAGCCCCGATCGCGATTGTTGCCCCTCTTTTGGTAGGGATAGGTGTAAAACCGATTCCTGCGATCGTCATCCCTTTAATCGGGCATGCCTGGGGAAAAATGTTCGGAACCCTTGCCCTTGGATGGATTGCGACGACAAATGTCGTACATATTGAAAATCAAGTATTGACGCTTTTCTATACGGGCGTATTATTATGGATCCCAATCGTCATTGGCGGTTTTATGATCTGTTGGATATTTGCAAAGTGGAAAGGGATCAAAGAGGGGTGGATTGCTGTTGTCGTCATTTCCTTGATACAAGGCGGTGGCCAGCTTGCCCTTGTAACATTCAACCCTGAATTAAGCGCGTTTATCCCTGCCACTCTGGCTTTAGGTGCACTTTTCCTACTGGGAAGAATGAAACGATACAGTCAGAAGACAGGTCTCGAGAAGGAGACAACGATTTTGAAAGAAATGGATGATGATGCAGAAAGCAAACCGGACATTTCTCTCCATAAGGCATTTATGCCTTATTATGTATTATCGGTCATATCGATTATCGGTATAGGAATAACACCGATACAAGACTTTTTAAATCAATTTTCCTTCGGTTTTGCCTTCCCTGCCGTCGAAACGGGCTACGGTTTTGAGGTGGGGGCAGAGGAAGCTTACAACCCTATGGCGCCTTTAAGCCACCCGGCATTCTTTTTGCTCTTATCATCTGTGTTCGCATACATTTGGTATAACTATTTAGGGTTAATGAAAAAAGGAGCGATTAAACATATAGCTACCGGCGTGAAGAATGAAGCTTTAGGGGCAACCTTTGCGCTAACAGGATTTTTGACAATGGCCATGATTATGGAAAATTCCGGCCAGACTAATGTGATTGCATTTGGTATTGCAGAATTTTCAACACCGGCTGTTTATGTTGGGATGGCGAATGTCATCGGAATCGTCGGTGCATTTATGACCTCGTCGAACACGTCATCGAACGTGCTTTTCTCCCCGCTGCATGGTGCAGTGGTTGACTCGATGGAACGTCTTACTTTGCCGCTTGTCATAGCAGCCCAGTCAACCGGTGCGGCGATCGGAAACGTCATTGCACCTGCCAATGTCATTCTTGGCACGAGTACGGCAGGCGCACAGGGCAGAGAAGCCGAAGTTTATAAATCCGCGTTTACTTTTTTATTAATTGTAGGTGTTATTGTTTCTGCAGTATCGGTTCTGTTCTACTTTATGTTTGAATAA
- a CDS encoding L-lactate permease, which translates to MESHLPVDLLHWSLAIFPMILLLLMLVVFRWSGGTSGWVAMGVATLFSFFIFRASFENVAVGFGKGLWEAFYILLVIWTALLLYHTTEQSGSFKVIRHEIQRYSENYLFLVLGFGWVFASFLQGVAGFGVPVAVVAPLLIGIGVKPIPAIVIPLIGHAWANTFGTLGVAWIATTNVVHIEHQALTLLYTGILLWIPNIIAGFAICWIFAKWKGVKEGWVAVVVISLIHGGGQLAIVTFNPELSAFIPATLAVGALFLLEKRTKRYSEKTGLEKETTILKEMDSDEKDRPEISLHQAFMPYYVLSVTTVIMMGITPAQDFLNQFSFGFSFPAVETGYGFQMDAEEVYNPMAPLTHPAFFLLLSSVFAYIWYKYLGLMEKGMKKNIVTGAKDNAVGATFAITGFMTMAMIMENSGQTNVIAFGIAEVSSPAVYTAIASVIGIVGSFMTSSNTSSNVLFAPLHGAVGDSMERLSMSLVIATQSAGGAIGNVIAPANVILGTSTAGAHGREAEVYKITIVFAFVVGIIVSMAAVLFHFIFV; encoded by the coding sequence TTGGAAAGTCATTTACCGGTAGATCTCCTACATTGGTCGCTTGCAATTTTTCCAATGATTCTACTCCTATTAATGCTCGTCGTTTTTAGGTGGTCAGGCGGCACCTCGGGTTGGGTTGCGATGGGAGTTGCAACATTATTCTCGTTTTTTATATTCCGGGCATCTTTTGAAAATGTAGCTGTTGGATTTGGAAAGGGCCTTTGGGAAGCCTTTTATATTTTACTTGTTATATGGACGGCGTTATTGCTTTACCATACGACAGAGCAATCAGGGTCGTTTAAAGTGATCAGGCATGAGATACAACGCTATAGTGAAAATTATCTGTTCCTAGTGCTAGGATTTGGCTGGGTGTTTGCCTCTTTCCTGCAAGGTGTAGCGGGGTTTGGAGTACCGGTTGCAGTTGTTGCCCCTCTTTTAATAGGAATAGGTGTTAAGCCGATTCCTGCAATTGTCATTCCATTAATCGGACATGCTTGGGCAAACACGTTTGGCACTCTTGGCGTTGCATGGATTGCAACCACAAATGTCGTACATATTGAGCATCAAGCATTAACGCTTCTCTATACAGGCATATTATTATGGATTCCAAATATCATTGCCGGATTTGCGATATGCTGGATATTTGCAAAATGGAAAGGGGTTAAAGAGGGATGGGTTGCTGTTGTTGTCATTTCCTTGATTCACGGTGGCGGGCAGCTCGCCATTGTAACATTTAATCCTGAATTAAGTGCGTTTATTCCTGCCACTTTGGCTGTAGGTGCCCTTTTCTTACTGGAAAAAAGAACGAAACGATATAGCGAGAAGACGGGTTTGGAGAAAGAGACAACGATTCTTAAAGAAATGGATAGTGATGAAAAAGACAGACCGGAGATTTCGCTTCATCAGGCATTTATGCCTTATTATGTATTATCCGTAACAACGGTTATCATGATGGGAATAACACCGGCACAAGACTTTTTAAATCAATTTTCATTCGGTTTCTCCTTTCCAGCAGTCGAAACGGGCTATGGATTTCAGATGGATGCGGAGGAGGTTTATAACCCCATGGCGCCTTTAACCCATCCGGCATTCTTTTTGCTGTTATCATCTGTGTTCGCATACATTTGGTATAAATATTTAGGCTTAATGGAAAAAGGAATGAAGAAAAATATAGTTACCGGGGCAAAGGATAATGCTGTTGGTGCAACTTTCGCGATAACAGGCTTTATGACGATGGCTATGATCATGGAAAATTCCGGTCAGACGAATGTGATTGCATTTGGTATTGCGGAAGTTTCGTCGCCTGCTGTTTATACCGCGATAGCAAGTGTAATCGGAATCGTTGGTTCGTTTATGACCTCGTCGAACACATCGTCGAATGTACTTTTCGCCCCCTTGCACGGTGCTGTGGGAGATTCAATGGAACGTCTCTCTATGTCACTGGTGATCGCGACACAGTCAGCCGGAGGGGCGATCGGAAATGTTATTGCCCCCGCGAATGTGATCCTTGGCACGAGTACGGCAGGTGCACACGGCAGGGAGGCCGAGGTTTATAAAATTACGATTGTATTTGCATTCGTTGTGGGAATCATTGTTTCCATGGCAGCGGTGCTGTTCCATTTTATATTTGTTTAA
- a CDS encoding universal stress protein, which produces MYKQILVVVDGSEQSDQALKKASRIAEQHDAGLVIGHVIDTRSFPRASPYGDNLWNEIKKDADELVENSKNQAEAFGVKDIRTVVQSGNPRVEIPKRLVDDYGADLLVVGGSGLNTAERLLVGSVTEACVRRSASDVLTVKDEADATLYRNILVAVDGSEQAEQALAKAIDVAKAQGATLKIAHVVEVHAGPYAYDALDMQKQESDKDTEQREMLEKYKRQAEDEGVKDVETILYYGNPRTEIPHTLPTENDIDLLVTAATGRGALQRLFTGSVAHVSVHHAPSDILTVRN; this is translated from the coding sequence ATGTACAAACAAATTCTTGTCGTCGTTGATGGATCCGAGCAATCGGATCAAGCACTAAAAAAAGCAAGCCGTATTGCTGAACAACATGATGCCGGTCTTGTCATCGGTCACGTGATTGACACACGCAGTTTTCCAAGAGCAAGTCCATATGGGGATAACTTATGGAATGAAATCAAAAAGGACGCAGATGAATTGGTGGAAAATAGTAAAAACCAAGCGGAAGCATTTGGAGTAAAAGACATACGGACCGTTGTACAATCAGGAAACCCCCGGGTTGAAATCCCGAAAAGACTCGTTGATGACTATGGCGCAGATTTATTAGTCGTTGGCGGAAGTGGGCTGAATACAGCCGAACGGCTGTTGGTTGGAAGCGTAACGGAAGCTTGTGTGCGCCGGTCTGCCAGCGATGTTCTTACCGTTAAAGATGAGGCGGATGCAACCTTGTATCGAAACATTCTCGTGGCCGTGGATGGTTCCGAGCAAGCGGAGCAGGCATTGGCTAAAGCGATTGACGTGGCAAAGGCGCAGGGAGCGACGCTTAAAATCGCGCATGTAGTCGAAGTGCACGCAGGACCTTATGCTTATGATGCATTAGACATGCAAAAGCAAGAATCGGATAAAGATACTGAGCAACGGGAAATGCTGGAAAAATACAAACGTCAGGCGGAAGATGAAGGGGTAAAAGATGTTGAAACGATCCTCTATTACGGAAACCCTCGGACGGAAATTCCGCATACACTTCCAACTGAAAACGACATCGACTTGCTCGTGACCGCGGCAACCGGACGAGGTGCACTGCAACGGCTTTTCACCGGAAGTGTCGCCCATGTCTCCGTTCATCACGCGCCTTCCGATATTCTCACGGTAAGAAATTAA